One Osmerus eperlanus chromosome 23, fOsmEpe2.1, whole genome shotgun sequence DNA segment encodes these proteins:
- the cysltr3 gene encoding cysteinyl leukotriene receptor 1, whose amino-acid sequence MTVMVPDSSPFPHVTPGITLGITLGNLTVTTLFNNCIHSDDDFKYRAYTYTYLLVFPVAFLSNGGALVVFLFLSPRRSASSVLMTNLALSDASFSLTLPLRLAYYFQGAHWNFPDWLCRMCVFCFYLNLYTSVLFLTGLSVLRWLAVLRPLQHRSQATPTRASLACLAVWLFVGGASVPFLLQGVKERTGLPRCFEPSGLSSWERVFALNYVALALGFLLPFLTLLSCHGSIVRRLRASTSRLSLRRRGRESRSVRLVSMVTVTFLLCFLPYHVARTIHLHAIRGVWPCGTMVTVQRVLVVTLCLATGNSVLNPLLYYLASSAFRTSISSAPLWRSRNWSMSTSSFTTWNGNRVAVRERRATHTHQPTHTPTHTHQHTHTHMVMSCLRHTHTFDHTHSDEQLHTHTHSRPHRQTSNHTHRPASP is encoded by the exons ATGACAG TTATGGtgcctgactcctccccctttccccacgTGACCCCCGGCATCACCCTGGGCATCACCCTGGGCAACCTCACAGTGACAACATTGTTCAACAACTGTATCCATAGTGACGATGACTTCAAGTACCGCGCCTATACCTACACCTACCTGTTGGTGTTTCCTGTGGCATTTCTAAGCAACGGAGGGGCTCTGGTCGTCTTCCTGTTTCTGTCGCCACGACGATCCGCCTCCTCCGTCCTCATGACCAACCTCGCCCTGTCAGACGCCAgcttctccctcaccctgccgCTGCGATTGGCCTATTACTTCCAGGGTGCACACTGGAACTTCCCTGATTGGCTGTGTcggatgtgtgtgttctgcttctACCTGAACCTCTACACCAGCGTTCTCTTCCTGACCGGACTGAGCGTGCTCAGATGGCTGGCTGTGCTCCGCCCCCTGCAGCACCGCAGCCAGGCCACGCCCACCCGTGCCTCATTGGCCTGCCTGGCGGTCTGGCTATTTGTGGGCGGGGCCTCCGTCCCCTTCCTCCTgcagggggtgaaggagaggacggGGCTTCCTCGCTGCTTCGAGCCCTCGGGGCTGTCGTCATGGGAACGTGTCTTTGCCCTCAACTACGTGGCGCTGGCTCTGggcttcctcctccccttcctcaccctcctcagttGCCACGGCAGCATCGTCCGCCGCCTGAGGGCGTCCACGTCGCGCCTGTCGCTAAGGCGACGCGGGAGGGAAAGTCGCTCGGTGCGTttggtctccatggtgaccgTCACCTTCCTGCTCTGTTTCCTGCCCTACCACGTGGCTCGGACCATACACCTGCACGCCATCCGGGGAGTGTGGCCCTGCGGCACCATGGTAACGGTGCAGAGGGTGTTGGTGGTGACATTGTGTCTGGCGACGGGAAACAGTGTCCTCAACCCCCTCCTCTACTACCTGGCTAGCTCCGCCTTCAGAACCTCCATCAGCTCCGCCCCCCTCTGGAGGAGCAGGAATTGGTCCATGTCCACTTCCTCTTTTACAACCTGGAACGGAAACAGGGtggctgtgagagagaggagggccacacacacacaccaacccacacacacaccaacacacacacaccaacacacacacacacacatggtgatgagctgcctcagacacacacacacattcgaccacacacactcagatgagcaactacacacacacacacatagtagaccacacagacagaccagcaaccacacacacaggccggcTAGCCCctag